The sequence below is a genomic window from Opitutia bacterium.
CAGCTCGATGTGCCGCGCACAGGCATCCGGCGCGGGCTTGACCGCCGGCCGCACCTCGACTCGCTCCAGGAAGAGCAAGAGGAGATCCCGCTGCTGTTCGGGCGACAAGGTCGGCATCAGTTCGCCAAACCGGGCGAGCGAGCGGCGGACCCGCTCCGGGTCGAGGGAGCGCTGTTCGCAGGCCGCCAGGTCCTGCCGAGCCTGTTCGCGCTCCACCATGAGAGTTTGCTTTTTCTGGTGCAGGACCGCGGCTTCCTGCCGCAGTTCGTCCCCGAGGAAATCAATGCCGCCGCGCGCAATGGCCTGCGCGCAATGCCGCAACTGCTGGGTCAGATCGGCGAGCGAGTGATCAAACTCAGTCAGCTTCGCCCGCAGGGGAGTGCGCTCCGCCTCGGCCCGACGTTGGGATTGCAGGGAGGTCGTGCGCAGCACATCGGGGTGCTGGCTGCACTCCGCAAGAAAGCCGATGACGGCGGATTCGAGGGCGGAGGCTGAGACATGCCGCACCGGGCAGCGGGCGTCTCCGCGTTCCTTGTGGGCGTGGCCGCAGGTATAGTAGCGGTAGAGCTGGCCCGAGGGGTCCCTCTTGCCGCTGGCATTCGGGACCATTGCCCGGCCGCAACCCCCGCAGACCGCGATGCCCTTGAGCACATGGAAATTCTTGTCCCGCGCGCGCAGCCGGCAGCGGGCCGGCTGGAGCGCCTGGGTGATCGCCGCGTTGGCCCGCTCCCACAGCTCCTGGCCCACGATGGCCTCGTGCTGTCCGGGGTATTCGATGCCGTGCATCCGCACCCGGCCGGCGTAAAGCGGGCGCATGATCAGCCGACGCAGAATGTCCGTGCGGAAGCGCTTTTCGCCGATGGCATACTTGGTGCCGTCCCGGCGCTGGCGGATGCGCGCCCGGGTGCGGAGGCCTTGGTCATTGAGGGCGTTGGCGATGTCCGTCAGCGAGACGAGCTGCGCCGCCTGCTCGTAGATGCGGCGGAGCACCGCGGCCTCTTCGGGCAGCGGCCTCAAGCCCTGCAATTCGGCATCGTAGGTGTAGCCGTAGGGCACGTTGCCGCCGGTCCACATCCCGCGCTTGGCCTGCTCGACCAGCTTCAGGTGAATTTTCTCGGAGGTGTTGTCGCGCTCATACTCGTTCACGCTCATCACGATGTTGTTCTTGAGCCGGCCCGAGGGCGTCTCGTCCGAAATGTCCTCCGTGGCACTGACCAGCCGGCAGCCATGCTTGCGGAGGAAGGCCCGGAAGGGCACCCACTCGTGGGTGCTGCGCAGCACCCGTTCGAGCTTGAAGATCAGCACCACCTTGATGGCACCACTCTCGATGTGCTGCATCAGCGCCTGCATCCCTGGGCGGTTCAGGTTGGCACCCGAGTAGGCGGCGTCGGTAAGGGTGATGAATTCGTGCCAGCCTTCGACGGCGACGTGCTTGTTCAGGTAATCCCGGCACATGACCGCCTGGCTTTCGCAGGAGTCAAAGCGCCCACCGACTTGGTTGAAGGTTGAGACGCGGGCATAGATTCCGACGGGCAGTGAACCGGTGGAAACGGACGTAACAGGGGCTGAGATTGCAGGCATATTGGGTTCTCCTTTTCTCGTCGGGAAACCGGCGGCCTGATCCGGTTTGATAGCGACGTTTTGCTGCGGAAAATCTTCGCAGAGCCTGCGCGAAAATCAACGGAAGGATTTTAACGGCAGCGCACACTGCGCTCGCGCGCGTGCGATTTTCTATCTCGTTTTTCCACGAAAAACCGAACCTCGGTCAGGTCCGCTGAAACGCACTTACTCGCGTGCCCTTTCTATTCCAGAGACTTGCGCCGATTTGAATGATCGGCCGCTTGGTTCGCTAACAATTGAAAGTGGCGGAGAGGGGGGGATTCGAACCCCCGATACCTTGCGGTATACGCGCTTTCCAAGCGCGCGCATTCGACCACTCTGCCACCTCTCCAGTGACCAAGGGAAGGTGGACTAAGTGCACTGGCCGCGCCTCGGTCAACGGAAATTCCTTCGGGACCGATTTACGCACGGCTGACGCGTGGATTCCCGAAAGTTTCTCGCGTCTCCCCGCGTTACGAGGATGTTCAGGTCCGGCGTCACCGGGCCAAACGCCACACCACGATACCCCTCCCTGCGAAACCGGCACCGCACGTCGCGCCTGCCTTTCTGTCTCCGTTTCGCGCTCACTCCGCCAACCCCCTCCGCCCATGACAAAACTCATCGTCTGCTGCGACGGCACCTGGAACACTCCCGACCAGCGCCAAAACGACATCCCCGCACCCACCAACGTCGTCCGCTTCCACAACGCGCTCGCGAAAACCGACGCCGCCGGCAACGAACAGCGCAAGTATTACCACACCGGCGTCGGCACCGAGGGCTCGAAGCTCGAACGCGTCGCCGGCGGCGCCTACGGCTCCGGCATCAGCAAGAACATCATGAGCGCCTACGCCTGGCTCGCGAACCACTACGCCGACGGCGACATGATCTACCTCCTCGGCTTCAGCCGCGGCGCGTTCACGGCGCGCAGCCTCGGCGGCTTCATCGGTCGCTGCGGCCTCCTCGACCTCACCGGCCTGCCCCACTCCGAAGCCTGGGAACGCGTCGAGCAGGTCTACGAAAAAGCCTACGAGAAATCCGGCAGCATCCCCGCCGGCTGGGCCTTCCACGCCGTCGATCCCGCCACCGGCCGCGTGCCGATCCAGTTCGTCGGCGTGTGGGACACCGTCGGCGCGCTCGGCATCCCTGACGACCTCGCCGTGCTCAACCTCTTCGACAACCCGCAGAAGTGGCAATTCCACGACACCACGCTCGGCGCGCACGTCCGCTTCGCCCGCCACGCCGTCGCCATCGACGAGGTCCGCGCCAGCTTCACGCCCACCTTCTGGACCGATGCCAACGACAACATCCTCAACGAACCCGACACGCCCGCCGGCCCCGCCCGCGTGAAACAACTCTGGTTCCCCGGCGCGCACTGCGACGTCGGCGGCGGCTACGCCGACTGCGGCCTCTCCGACGGCGCGCTCCAATGGATGATCGCCGAGGCGCAAGTTGCCGGTCTCGCCTTCCGCCCCGACATGCTCGCGCAAATCCAGCCCACGCACCGCGGCGTCCTCCACGATTCCTACTCCGGCGGCTTCGAGCACCTCCAATCGCGGCCGCGCAACCGACCGATGCTCGCGCCCACCTCGCCGCACTATCACCGCAGCGCCATCGACCGCGAAGCCAAGCCGCCGATCACGCAATCGCCCTATCACCACCCGACCGCCACCCTCGCCGTCGGCGAGACGAGCGAGCCCATCGACATCTACGCCCGCAACGCCTGGAACGAAACCGGCCTCTACCTCGAAGCCGGCGCCAGCTACACCTTCACCGCCACCGGCGAATGGCTCGACAAGGACGTCCCCTGCGGCCCCGGCGGCGCCGCCGACCGCAAATTCCACTTCGGCGAAATCGCGCACCTCGCCAGCAGCGTCCTCGGCAAGATCGAGAACGTCGTGAACAAGGTGAAGGACAACCCCGGCCTGAACTTCGTCGGCACCAAACGCCACGAAGCCTGGCCGTGGTTCGCCCTCATCGGCGCCATCGCCAACGACGGTCCGCAAAACGGCGTCAACCCCACGCCCGACGGCTCGCCCTTCCCGCACCAAACCTTCCTCATTGGTGAAAGCACGCCCCAGCCGCTCGTCCTCCAGCCCACCGAAGACGGCTACCTCTTCGCCTACGCCAACGACG
It includes:
- a CDS encoding recombinase family protein; amino-acid sequence: MPAISAPVTSVSTGSLPVGIYARVSTFNQVGGRFDSCESQAVMCRDYLNKHVAVEGWHEFITLTDAAYSGANLNRPGMQALMQHIESGAIKVVLIFKLERVLRSTHEWVPFRAFLRKHGCRLVSATEDISDETPSGRLKNNIVMSVNEYERDNTSEKIHLKLVEQAKRGMWTGGNVPYGYTYDAELQGLRPLPEEAAVLRRIYEQAAQLVSLTDIANALNDQGLRTRARIRQRRDGTKYAIGEKRFRTDILRRLIMRPLYAGRVRMHGIEYPGQHEAIVGQELWERANAAITQALQPARCRLRARDKNFHVLKGIAVCGGCGRAMVPNASGKRDPSGQLYRYYTCGHAHKERGDARCPVRHVSASALESAVIGFLAECSQHPDVLRTTSLQSQRRAEAERTPLRAKLTEFDHSLADLTQQLRHCAQAIARGGIDFLGDELRQEAAVLHQKKQTLMVEREQARQDLAACEQRSLDPERVRRSLARFGELMPTLSPEQQRDLLLLFLERVEVRPAVKPAPDACARHIELRLKVRVHRLIEGMEERLVIDAGDRGALPTVAATRPLLLQTEVAVRQAGGVALLSPFARTLLTSKRAAAPKPAPSPVQHPLHRARAWQRRLEAEPKLKRIELAAAEGLTPGAITHCMKLLQLVPAIQERLLNLRTPAEMRRFSLNQMKALAELPPDEQLLRFAVLENAS
- a CDS encoding DUF2235 domain-containing protein, giving the protein MTKLIVCCDGTWNTPDQRQNDIPAPTNVVRFHNALAKTDAAGNEQRKYYHTGVGTEGSKLERVAGGAYGSGISKNIMSAYAWLANHYADGDMIYLLGFSRGAFTARSLGGFIGRCGLLDLTGLPHSEAWERVEQVYEKAYEKSGSIPAGWAFHAVDPATGRVPIQFVGVWDTVGALGIPDDLAVLNLFDNPQKWQFHDTTLGAHVRFARHAVAIDEVRASFTPTFWTDANDNILNEPDTPAGPARVKQLWFPGAHCDVGGGYADCGLSDGALQWMIAEAQVAGLAFRPDMLAQIQPTHRGVLHDSYSGGFEHLQSRPRNRPMLAPTSPHYHRSAIDREAKPPITQSPYHHPTATLAVGETSEPIDIYARNAWNETGLYLEAGASYTFTATGEWLDKDVPCGPGGAADRKFHFGEIAHLASSVLGKIENVVNKVKDNPGLNFVGTKRHEAWPWFALIGAIANDGPQNGVNPTPDGSPFPHQTFLIGESTPQPLVLQPTEDGYLFAYANDAWGFYENNRGSVSLRVKRLT